The window AACGGGAACGGATCATCTGCGCTCGCGAATAGCTCGCCTTAAGCTCCTCACGAGTAAGTCCTATCTCCTCCGGTGTAGTAGGACATCCTGCTACTTTGAGCATATCTCTCAGTTTGATAGCCGGCAAAAGTTGGTCAAGAAGTCGCTCGCGTAGTTTGGGCCAAACTTCAACAAGACGGTTAAGGCGAGCTGCAAGCCCTTCGCCACTAACATACTTACCGGAAAGTTGGGCCACGGCAATATCCCCAAGCAACGGGTGTGCCTGACGCGCACGATCTTCTAAATCAGCAAAGCTTGGCCACGCGCGACAGCAGGCATCAACATCAACTGCACAGAGATCACTCTCAAAAAGTTCCTCGTAAAGCGCCGCGACAGCAATCGATCCAATGCCGACCTTAAACCCATGGGAGAGAGGAGGAACCAGATTACGCCCGAGCCCCTCCATCTCCCAAAGATGGCTAAACTGGTGCTCTGAACCTGATGCAGGGCGTGATGAGGCATGGACCTGCATTGCCACGCCTGACATCAAAAGCCCTTCAACTAGCAACTCAATAGTCTTGAGATCACCTCTGGCTAGAGCCTCGGGCTGACCGATTGAAATGCGTAAAGGCTCCTGCACGAGACTCCAGGATCGATTATCAATGAGCTCAACACCAAGCGCATCAGCAACCAACCAGTCGGCACCAGCAGTAACCTTACCAAGAAGATCGGCATAACCTGAAGCAGTCATCGCCGATGGGGCCTCTGCGAGTACAGCGACGTCAGCGACAACTGCCAGGGGCGCCGGACACGGCAAGGTCTGCTTGTGCCCGTCTTTTGCCAGTGACGCGCCGTAGGCGGTGTAACCGTCCATCGACGCAGCGGTTGCTATGACCATGTACGGCCTCTCAAGCTCGAATGCCGCACGCTTAACAAGATCATTTAACGTTCCACTACCAATCACGATTGGAACCGCTGGGGTACGAGCCAACACCTCGACAATTTCTGACACACGCTCGTAGCCTGCATAGAGCGTAGGATGAGCAGGGAAACAGAGCCCCTCACAAAGATCTATCCCTGCTTTGCTCAAGCTCTTCCTTGCCACCTCACCAGCGACCGCTTCAGTATTCTCGTCAGCGATAATTTGCGCCTTAGCGCCGGGAAAGGTTGCGGCGAAGGTCTCGCCAACCTGGGTGAGAGCTCCGGATGCGAAAAAGACCGCTCTAGTATCTTTCGCATGCAAAAGAGCTTGCTTAACTTGCTTGTTCATCATCATTATCTTTCTCTCCTCACGCAGGATTCTTCTGCACTATCCCGTAAGTGTGTCGCCATGCTGTGCATTGGCGACTTTAGTTGATCATAGGTCTCTCGATAGCGGTCAAAGTAGAAGCGATAGGCCTCATGAGCCTGCATATCGGGCTCCACGGTTAGTTCAGTATGAACCATTGCGGAGGCTGCTGTCGGCAGATCGGCATGAACCCCACTACCCACAGCAGCAAGCATTGCCGACCCGAGCAATGGAGCAATGTCACCACCCTTGGTAATATGCAGTGGCTGACCGAGGACATCAGCATGCATCTGCATCCATAGGGGACTCTTCGTCGGCCCACCGGCAACCATCACCGTCGAAGGATCGTAGCCCTGAGTGCGTAAGGCATCAAACATATTCGCGGTACCGTAGCAAACTCCCTCCATAATCGCCCGGTAGAGATGAGCAGGAGTATGACTTAACGATAGCCCCCAAATGGCTCCGCGAGCATAAGGATCGCTGTGTGGAGCTCGATTGCCCTGAAAGTAATCAAGGACAACAAGTCCTTCCGAACCAATAGGGATATTTTCCGCAGCCTCGTTAAGCACCTCGTAGACATTAACTCCTCGCCGTTCTGCCTCTGCGATGTATTCTCCACAAAAACTATTTTTAAACCAGGAAAGGATTGACCCTGTCGATGCCTGGCCAGCTTCCAAGGTGTAGGTACCCGGAAGCATCGCATCGGTATATGCCCCCCATAGACCAGGGCCATGAATGGGTTTTGCTGACTGTCCAATGACGACATGGCTTGATCCAGTCACTAGTGCGATCGTGCCAGGCTCAACTACTCCAAGACCAAGCGCGCCCATATAAGCGTCGACGCCACCTTGAGCAACCGGTGTACCAGGAGCAAGGCCAAGTTCCTCTGCAACATCCCGGCGTAACTCACCAGCCACAGCAAAAATATCCCGAACGTGGGGGATGAGTTTTTCGAGAAGATCTACTGCGTCAAGCGCATTGTAGAGACTTGTCGGCCACCCCCCACTGTCACGATCATAGTAGTATTTTGCGCTGGCGACGTTGACCGAGGAGCTCCACTGTCCGGTAAGCCGGTAAATCGCCCAATCACAGCAGTCAACAATATGTGCTGATTTCGCATATATCTGAGGTTCGTGCTTTTTTATCCATAACGCCTTGGGCAGACCAAACTCTGCAGAAACCGGACCGAACCCATTATACTTCAGGGCTGGATCACCGGTATGCTCAATGCGTTTGGCCTCCTCAGTGGCACGAACATCCATCCACATAATCGCAGGCCTGAGATGCCGGCCATTCTTGTCGAGAACAACAACCGTAGAGGCGG of the Alkalispirochaeta americana genome contains:
- a CDS encoding sn-glycerol-1-phosphate dehydrogenase, whose product is MMMNKQVKQALLHAKDTRAVFFASGALTQVGETFAATFPGAKAQIIADENTEAVAGEVARKSLSKAGIDLCEGLCFPAHPTLYAGYERVSEIVEVLARTPAVPIVIGSGTLNDLVKRAAFELERPYMVIATAASMDGYTAYGASLAKDGHKQTLPCPAPLAVVADVAVLAEAPSAMTASGYADLLGKVTAGADWLVADALGVELIDNRSWSLVQEPLRISIGQPEALARGDLKTIELLVEGLLMSGVAMQVHASSRPASGSEHQFSHLWEMEGLGRNLVPPLSHGFKVGIGSIAVAALYEELFESDLCAVDVDACCRAWPSFADLEDRARQAHPLLGDIAVAQLSGKYVSGEGLAARLNRLVEVWPKLRERLLDQLLPAIKLRDMLKVAGCPTTPEEIGLTREELKASYSRAQMIRSRYTVLDVAVETGLLDSCVEKLFAPGGYWASDS
- a CDS encoding FGGY-family carbohydrate kinase, whose protein sequence is MSGKYVLGVDFGTESVRVGIIDEQGGAAAIAVRTYPLHHPGPGRAEQNPDDWWTALVEACNEAVSKSLVSPEDIAGISLDATASTVVVLDKNGRHLRPAIMWMDVRATEEAKRIEHTGDPALKYNGFGPVSAEFGLPKALWIKKHEPQIYAKSAHIVDCCDWAIYRLTGQWSSSVNVASAKYYYDRDSGGWPTSLYNALDAVDLLEKLIPHVRDIFAVAGELRRDVAEELGLAPGTPVAQGGVDAYMGALGLGVVEPGTIALVTGSSHVVIGQSAKPIHGPGLWGAYTDAMLPGTYTLEAGQASTGSILSWFKNSFCGEYIAEAERRGVNVYEVLNEAAENIPIGSEGLVVLDYFQGNRAPHSDPYARGAIWGLSLSHTPAHLYRAIMEGVCYGTANMFDALRTQGYDPSTVMVAGGPTKSPLWMQMHADVLGQPLHITKGGDIAPLLGSAMLAAVGSGVHADLPTAASAMVHTELTVEPDMQAHEAYRFYFDRYRETYDQLKSPMHSMATHLRDSAEESCVRRER